In Neorhizobium sp. NCHU2750, a single genomic region encodes these proteins:
- a CDS encoding portal protein, whose protein sequence is MTTEDEAILNSITPQLKQAVTWSNSNIANKQEQALKHYKREPLPGDDKLKGKSKWVSNKVQQHVDWLSGQLIRILDSAENVVEFCGIDPSDDAIAKQQNLVVNWIMKTKNSHVAYLQPWIQNGLLTGLGILTAEFEVDTEESLPRLLKGVPNEHLVALNQQEEQGLIVIDEVGKPTKIPGPMGPIETRDLKIRTVKRIPKFQILSVAPEDFIVSKDAKFDPETGGIAAKIQGHRKLVSRRDLREMGFEKEKIDALPAASDKTDGIALERSKDLAGEQGVGPDDVEVFTIYTKMKIGKDTKARYWRLTIGGDLENRPVLLDHTEVSKIAPYAAFCPFPIADTLFGLGIADRLADDHILLTRMYRGVLDSLSQSVNPIKVVNPDTTNVEDLLNTHAGAIVRSTDPSGGISYNKAPFAGSDAMPVIDQMSRELEYSTGTGPTMIGIDASDFQRTSATAANLRSNASQLLIESISRFFADTGYRALVKIVVDLLIQKPDEANELISRLTNAQAVPLDAFSTDFDLTTSVAFGVMSRDQSTAQLSNLLAQQMNAIERGLPVANAQNVYETLNKMAETAGFKNTGLFFTDPRKLPPPPPPQPPVDPNAGLIEVEKVKAQLKAQSDEADRQFQMQKLAAEMDLKRDQMAQDFELKRAEIEAKYAAHVQVEQLKMEQSARRDAMGNINL, encoded by the coding sequence ATGACTACTGAAGACGAAGCTATTCTCAATTCCATTACGCCGCAATTGAAGCAGGCTGTGACGTGGTCGAATAGCAACATTGCGAATAAGCAAGAACAGGCTCTCAAGCACTATAAGCGCGAACCTCTGCCCGGTGACGACAAGCTGAAAGGCAAATCGAAATGGGTATCCAATAAGGTTCAGCAGCACGTCGATTGGCTTAGCGGTCAGCTTATCCGTATTCTCGATTCAGCCGAAAATGTCGTCGAGTTTTGCGGAATTGATCCGTCCGATGATGCGATTGCCAAGCAGCAGAACCTTGTCGTCAACTGGATTATGAAGACGAAGAACAGCCATGTCGCTTATCTTCAGCCTTGGATTCAGAACGGTTTGCTCACCGGCTTGGGCATTCTGACCGCCGAATTTGAAGTCGATACGGAAGAGTCCTTGCCGCGCCTGCTGAAGGGCGTCCCGAATGAACACCTTGTTGCCCTCAACCAGCAAGAGGAACAAGGCCTCATCGTGATTGATGAAGTCGGCAAGCCAACCAAAATTCCCGGTCCAATGGGACCAATCGAGACGCGCGACCTGAAAATCAGAACGGTCAAGCGCATCCCAAAATTCCAAATCCTTTCAGTTGCGCCCGAAGATTTCATCGTCTCGAAGGACGCCAAGTTTGATCCGGAAACGGGCGGGATTGCCGCAAAAATCCAGGGTCACCGCAAACTTGTCAGCCGTCGCGACTTGCGGGAAATGGGCTTTGAGAAGGAAAAGATCGACGCTCTTCCCGCTGCTTCCGACAAGACGGATGGCATTGCCCTTGAACGCTCGAAAGACCTTGCTGGCGAACAGGGCGTTGGTCCCGACGACGTCGAAGTTTTCACCATCTATACGAAGATGAAGATCGGCAAGGATACTAAGGCCCGCTATTGGCGCCTGACGATCGGCGGCGATTTGGAAAATAGGCCTGTCCTGCTTGACCATACCGAAGTCAGCAAGATCGCGCCTTATGCTGCCTTCTGCCCCTTTCCGATCGCCGACACCCTGTTCGGACTTGGCATCGCTGACCGCCTTGCGGACGATCATATCCTTCTGACCCGCATGTATCGTGGTGTTCTGGACAGTCTCAGCCAGTCGGTGAACCCTATTAAGGTCGTCAATCCGGACACGACCAACGTCGAAGACCTATTGAACACCCATGCCGGTGCGATTGTCCGGTCTACCGATCCATCAGGCGGCATCAGCTATAACAAGGCTCCGTTTGCCGGTTCTGACGCAATGCCTGTCATTGATCAGATGTCGCGCGAACTCGAATATTCGACCGGCACAGGACCGACGATGATCGGTATTGATGCGTCCGATTTCCAGCGTACCAGCGCCACCGCTGCCAACCTCCGTTCGAACGCCAGCCAGTTGCTTATCGAGTCAATCAGCCGGTTCTTTGCCGATACGGGTTATCGCGCCTTGGTGAAGATCGTCGTTGATCTCCTTATCCAGAAGCCGGACGAAGCCAACGAACTGATCAGCCGCCTGACGAACGCCCAAGCAGTCCCGCTCGATGCGTTCAGCACCGACTTCGATCTCACTACCTCCGTAGCCTTCGGCGTCATGAGCCGCGATCAGTCAACGGCACAGCTATCCAACCTGCTTGCTCAACAGATGAACGCCATCGAACGCGGTCTTCCCGTTGCCAATGCTCAGAACGTCTACGAGACACTGAATAAGATGGCTGAAACCGCTGGCTTTAAGAATACGGGCCTGTTCTTCACCGATCCACGCAAATTGCCGCCGCCTCCCCCGCCACAGCCTCCTGTCGATCCGAACGCCGGTCTTATCGAGGTTGAGAAGGTCAAGGCTCAGTTGAAGGCGCAATCGGACGAAGCTGACCGCCAATTCCAGATGCAAAAGCTTGCCGCCGAAATGGACCTGAAACGGGACCAGATGGCACAGGATTTCGAACTGAAGCGCGCCGAAATCGAAGCGAAATATGCAGCCCATGTGCAGGTAGAGCAACTTAAAATGGAGCAGTCTGCACGTCGCGATGCTATGGGGAATATCAACCTATGA
- a CDS encoding terminase family protein, producing the protein MSDNNIQKEASEYAELIAVYSEDIALFAEHVFGSSLSPKQREFCEAFRSKRRISFKGGTGFGKTFVLATCFWWALICHEEVQVSILGPSEPNLKSTSWKEILKFYDRMAAPFNETFTVSATRISSTSNPASCFGEYRLASKDNISAIRGIHMRSNFVIVDEATGVDDEVFIEGLGGIFADPNPKLCIIANPSRASGYFWRTWCDPELSPIWTHVHGTFWDSPNYDPETFAETAKSYGGPTSRDYRVMVEGEFPLSDEDGLIPRDLIDAAVRNEDAVPADNVPIIWSVDPAGAGKDTSVLCIRHDNKVLDFKEWTGLDPTQLSYKIRDLYQQTPKKDRPVVVCVDGTGLGNGVWSNLKDFGLPTYNVIFAGTPTRNPEKYSRMRDQIYWETRDWLATENVSIPNISRLIEELASFKYDDASGKIKVEDKKLVKKRIGRSPDYFDALAMTFAVSKTRYASKYNWSKPIQYNHLQTLE; encoded by the coding sequence ATGTCAGACAATAACATACAGAAAGAAGCATCCGAATATGCCGAACTGATTGCCGTCTACAGCGAAGACATTGCCCTTTTCGCTGAGCATGTATTCGGCTCAAGCCTCAGCCCCAAACAGCGCGAATTCTGCGAAGCTTTCCGAAGCAAACGCCGCATCAGTTTCAAAGGCGGCACGGGTTTCGGGAAGACCTTCGTCCTTGCTACCTGCTTCTGGTGGGCCTTGATCTGCCATGAGGAAGTTCAGGTCTCGATTCTCGGTCCTTCCGAACCCAACCTCAAATCGACGTCATGGAAGGAAATCCTGAAATTCTACGACCGGATGGCAGCGCCATTCAACGAGACCTTCACCGTTTCCGCGACCCGCATTTCCAGCACCAGCAATCCCGCCTCATGCTTTGGTGAATACCGTCTAGCCAGCAAAGACAACATCTCCGCTATTCGCGGTATCCATATGCGTTCGAATTTCGTCATAGTGGACGAAGCGACGGGTGTTGACGATGAGGTCTTCATTGAAGGTCTCGGCGGTATCTTCGCTGACCCGAACCCAAAGCTTTGTATCATCGCCAACCCTTCCCGCGCATCGGGCTATTTCTGGCGAACATGGTGCGATCCGGAGCTTTCGCCGATCTGGACCCATGTCCACGGCACTTTTTGGGATAGTCCGAACTACGATCCAGAAACCTTCGCCGAAACCGCCAAATCCTACGGTGGTCCTACTTCCCGCGACTACCGCGTCATGGTTGAAGGCGAATTCCCGCTATCTGACGAAGATGGTCTTATCCCACGCGACCTGATCGACGCGGCTGTTCGCAATGAGGATGCCGTTCCAGCCGACAATGTCCCAATCATCTGGTCAGTCGATCCGGCTGGCGCTGGTAAGGACACATCCGTTCTATGCATTCGCCATGACAACAAGGTCTTGGACTTCAAAGAATGGACTGGTCTTGATCCTACTCAGCTTAGCTACAAAATCCGCGACCTTTATCAACAGACACCAAAGAAAGATCGCCCTGTCGTTGTTTGCGTTGACGGCACAGGTCTTGGCAATGGCGTTTGGTCGAACCTGAAGGATTTCGGGCTTCCAACATACAACGTCATCTTCGCCGGAACCCCTACCCGCAATCCGGAAAAATACAGCCGAATGCGCGATCAAATCTATTGGGAAACGCGCGATTGGCTGGCAACCGAAAACGTCTCGATACCCAATATCTCGCGCCTGATCGAAGAATTGGCATCGTTCAAATACGATGATGCAAGCGGGAAGATAAAAGTTGAGGACAAGAAATTGGTGAAGAAGCGAATTGGTCGCTCGCCTGACTATTTCGACGCCTTGGCGATGACGTTCGCCGTTTCAAAGACGCGCTATGCCAGCAAATACAATTGGTCAAAGCCGATCCAATATAACCACCTTCAGACGCTCGAATAA
- a CDS encoding recombinase family protein yields the protein MKKYIIYTRVSTSEQGKSGLGLEAQRRDINIFLDRFSDVPYEIIAEYQDIGSGGEDNRPELTKALALARKTGAELLVAKLDRLSRKVSFIAKIMDDKRVNLRVACMPYADKFQLHIHAALAEQERTFVSERTKAALKEAKARGVVLGGMRDPTMKRNEAAKKKADDFAQTIAPIIKSMRENNETLANIADALNKSGKPSPRGGQWTPTAVKRVIDRT from the coding sequence TTGAAAAAGTACATCATCTACACCCGCGTCAGCACCAGCGAGCAAGGCAAATCCGGTCTTGGTCTCGAAGCTCAGCGCCGGGACATCAACATCTTTCTCGACCGCTTCTCTGATGTTCCTTACGAGATCATCGCCGAATATCAGGACATCGGTTCGGGTGGCGAGGACAATCGTCCGGAACTGACCAAGGCACTCGCCCTAGCCCGCAAGACTGGCGCCGAACTGCTGGTGGCTAAGCTGGACCGCCTGAGCCGTAAGGTATCGTTCATCGCCAAGATCATGGACGACAAGCGCGTGAACCTTCGCGTTGCCTGCATGCCTTACGCCGACAAGTTCCAACTCCACATCCACGCGGCTCTAGCTGAACAGGAACGCACGTTCGTCAGCGAACGTACCAAGGCTGCACTGAAGGAAGCGAAGGCACGTGGCGTTGTGCTTGGCGGCATGCGCGATCCGACCATGAAGCGCAATGAGGCTGCGAAGAAGAAGGCAGATGACTTCGCTCAGACGATCGCACCGATTATCAAGAGCATGCGCGAGAACAACGAAACCCTAGCCAACATCGCCGATGCACTGAACAAGAGCGGCAAGCCATCACCACGCGGCGGACAGTGGACACCGACAGCCGTCAAGCGGGTGATCGACCGGACCTGA
- a CDS encoding BON domain-containing protein produces the protein MFLSTLQPSATFEFARDHGISMEKTAIETELSYLHNFDGKDLSVDVTGDYIVLEGAVRTTGDQARALRVAREIVGFDRVLSRIIVCAPSV, from the coding sequence ATGTTTCTCAGCACTCTTCAGCCTTCCGCTACTTTCGAATTCGCTCGCGATCACGGTATCTCGATGGAGAAAACTGCCATCGAGACGGAACTGAGCTATCTGCATAACTTCGACGGAAAAGACCTGTCCGTTGATGTGACCGGCGATTACATCGTGCTCGAAGGCGCTGTTCGGACGACTGGCGATCAGGCACGCGCTCTTCGTGTGGCTCGCGAGATCGTCGGCTTTGACCGCGTTCTGTCTCGCATTATCGTTTGCGCGCCGTCCGTCTAA